The proteins below come from a single Asanoa ferruginea genomic window:
- a CDS encoding aldo/keto reductase: MQQRPLGRSGLAVSRLALGTMTWGADTDTDDAAAQLKGFVDAGGNLVDTADVYGDGEAEAVIGSLLDSLISRDDILIATKGGLRPGHGRRRDGSRGHLLRSLDASLRRLGTDHVDLWQVHGYDETTPLEETLAALDFAVSSGRVRYAGVSNFGGWQTARAAAWQQAVPGRTPVVATQVEYSLLERGIEREVLPACSALGLGVLAWSPLGRGVLTGKYRHGRPADSRAASPHFGPFVATYLDSRSSSIVEAVATAAGGLGVSPLEVALAWVRDRPGVVAPVLGARTVGQLLGALKVEEMTLPSEIETALDDVSAIPIGYPERDA; this comes from the coding sequence ATGCAGCAGAGACCGCTAGGCCGTAGCGGGCTCGCGGTCTCCCGGCTCGCGCTCGGCACCATGACGTGGGGTGCCGACACCGACACCGACGACGCGGCGGCCCAGCTCAAGGGCTTCGTCGACGCCGGTGGCAACCTGGTCGACACGGCCGACGTCTATGGCGACGGCGAGGCCGAGGCGGTGATCGGCTCGCTGCTGGACTCGCTGATCTCCCGCGACGACATCCTGATCGCCACCAAGGGCGGGCTGCGCCCCGGCCACGGCCGGCGCCGCGACGGCTCGCGCGGGCACCTGCTCCGCTCGCTGGACGCTTCGCTGCGCCGGCTCGGCACCGACCATGTCGATCTTTGGCAGGTCCATGGGTACGACGAGACGACGCCGCTGGAGGAGACCCTCGCCGCTTTGGACTTCGCGGTGAGCAGCGGCCGGGTCCGCTATGCCGGGGTCTCCAATTTCGGGGGATGGCAGACGGCGCGGGCGGCGGCCTGGCAGCAGGCGGTGCCCGGGCGGACCCCGGTGGTGGCGACGCAGGTCGAATATTCGCTGCTGGAGCGCGGCATCGAGCGCGAGGTGCTGCCCGCCTGTTCGGCGTTGGGGCTGGGGGTGCTGGCCTGGTCGCCGCTGGGGCGCGGGGTGCTCACCGGCAAATACCGGCACGGGCGGCCGGCCGACAGCCGCGCGGCGTCGCCGCATTTCGGGCCCTTTGTCGCTACTTATCTGGATTCCCGGTCGTCGTCGATCGTCGAGGCGGTGGCCACCGCGGCCGGCGGGCTCGGCGTCTCGCCGTTGGAGGTCGCGCTGGCCTGGGTCCGCGACCGGCCGGGGGTGGTCGCGCCGGTCCTGGGCGCCCGCACGGTCGGGCAGCTCCTCGGCGCGCTGAAGGTCGAGGAGATGACCCTGCCGTCGGAGATCGAGACGGCGCTCGACGACGTCTCCGCGATCCCGATCGGCTACCCGGAACGCGACGCTTAG
- a CDS encoding LLM class F420-dependent oxidoreductase: protein MRLGLNLGYQSAWSSPATDLAMAQEAERLGYTVVWAAEAYGSDSPSTLAWLAGQTSTIDLGAAVMQIPARTPAATAMTATTIDNLSGGRFRLGLGVSGPQVSEGWHGVRFGKPLGRTREYVDIVKLAVGRKPVQYDGEHYTLPLPDGPGKALRLGFHPPREHIPIYLAAVGPKNLELAGEIADGWLAVFYSPEFAAEQHASWHAGRAKAGLPTEGFDVVPSVPVVVSDDVAAAANLIRPYAALYVGGMGSRKQNFYNDLAIRMGYADAAKTVQDLYLDKRQRDAAAAVPLEFIDRTSLLGPKERIADRLKVYAASGVTTLSVSPAVADAETGVQTLRTVAEALEMSGVGA, encoded by the coding sequence GTGCGACTCGGACTGAACCTCGGATACCAGAGCGCCTGGAGCTCGCCGGCGACCGACCTGGCGATGGCTCAGGAGGCGGAGCGGCTGGGCTACACGGTCGTGTGGGCGGCGGAGGCCTACGGCTCCGACTCGCCGTCGACGCTGGCCTGGCTGGCCGGGCAGACGAGCACGATCGACCTGGGCGCCGCCGTCATGCAGATCCCGGCCCGCACCCCGGCCGCGACCGCGATGACCGCGACCACGATCGACAACCTGTCCGGCGGCCGCTTCCGGCTCGGGCTCGGCGTCTCCGGCCCCCAGGTCTCCGAGGGCTGGCACGGCGTCCGGTTCGGCAAACCGTTGGGGCGCACCCGGGAGTACGTCGACATCGTCAAGCTGGCCGTCGGCCGCAAGCCGGTGCAGTACGACGGCGAGCACTACACGCTGCCGCTGCCCGACGGCCCCGGCAAGGCGCTGCGGCTCGGCTTCCACCCGCCGCGCGAGCACATCCCGATCTACCTCGCCGCCGTCGGCCCGAAGAACCTCGAACTGGCCGGCGAGATCGCCGACGGGTGGCTGGCGGTCTTCTACTCCCCCGAGTTCGCCGCCGAGCAGCACGCGTCGTGGCACGCGGGGCGGGCCAAGGCGGGCCTGCCGACCGAGGGCTTCGACGTGGTGCCGAGCGTGCCGGTCGTGGTCAGCGACGACGTGGCGGCGGCGGCAAACCTGATCCGGCCCTACGCCGCCCTCTACGTCGGCGGGATGGGCAGCCGCAAGCAGAACTTCTACAACGACCTCGCGATCAGGATGGGTTACGCCGACGCGGCGAAGACGGTGCAGGATCTCTACCTCGACAAGCGACAGCGGGACGCGGCGGCGGCCGTACCCCTGGAGTTCATCGATCGCACCTCACTGCTCGGGCCGAAAGAACGGATCGCGGACCGGCTCAAGGTGTACGCGGCATCGGGCGTCACCACCCTTTCGGTGAGTCCGGCCGTGGCCGACGCCGAAACGGGGGTTCAGACGTTGCGCACTGTGGCGGAGGCGCTGGAAATGTCGGGGGTCGGGGCATGA
- a CDS encoding undecaprenyl-diphosphate phosphatase: MTWTEAIVLGIVQGLTEFLPISSSGHMRITSAIFFGQDAGASFTAVTQLGTEAAVLVYFAKDIWRITKTWVVGIWDKSARKELDYKMGWYVIVGSIPIGIIGFVFKDQIRTAARNLWLVSIVLVVFSFVLAFAEYWGRQTRNLERFKMPDAVTMGFAQALALIPGVSRSGGTASAGLFLGLTREAALRFSFLLAIPAVVMSGVFSLPDVFDKTGGGLVPSGAQMVVATIIAFVLGYASIAWLLKYVSAHTFYPFVLYRVALGAIVMALLINGTIAAT; this comes from the coding sequence ATGACGTGGACCGAGGCGATCGTGCTCGGGATCGTGCAGGGACTCACCGAGTTCCTGCCGATCAGCTCGTCCGGGCACATGCGGATCACCTCGGCCATCTTCTTCGGTCAGGACGCGGGTGCCTCGTTCACCGCCGTCACCCAGCTCGGCACCGAGGCGGCCGTCCTGGTCTACTTCGCCAAGGACATCTGGCGAATAACCAAGACCTGGGTCGTCGGCATCTGGGACAAGTCGGCCCGCAAGGAGCTCGACTACAAGATGGGCTGGTACGTGATCGTCGGCTCGATCCCGATCGGCATCATCGGCTTCGTCTTCAAGGACCAGATCCGCACCGCGGCCCGTAACCTGTGGCTCGTCTCGATCGTGCTGGTGGTCTTCTCGTTCGTGCTCGCGTTCGCCGAATACTGGGGTCGGCAGACCCGCAACCTCGAGCGCTTCAAGATGCCGGACGCGGTCACCATGGGCTTCGCCCAGGCGCTGGCGCTGATCCCCGGCGTCTCCCGCTCCGGCGGCACCGCGAGCGCCGGCCTGTTCCTCGGCCTGACCCGCGAGGCGGCATTACGCTTCTCGTTCCTGCTGGCCATCCCGGCGGTGGTCATGTCGGGGGTGTTCAGCCTCCCCGACGTGTTCGACAAGACCGGCGGCGGCCTGGTCCCGTCGGGCGCCCAGATGGTGGTCGCCACGATCATCGCGTTCGTCCTCGGCTACGCCTCGATCGCCTGGCTGCTGAAATACGTGTCGGCGCACACGTTCTATCCGTTCGTCCTCTACCGCGTCGCCCTCGGCGCGATCGTCATGGCTCTGCTGATCAACGGCACGATCGCCGCCACGTAG
- a CDS encoding histidine phosphatase family protein yields the protein MATLLLLRHGRTTANADGGLAGRQPVELDDTGRAQAVAVGARLAGLPLAEVVSSPLIRCRQTLDLALPDLPPAVEDGLIECGYGEWEGQPLKKLAKDPLWPVVQLHPSAVVFPGGEAMAAMAGRAVGAVRRWDADVTEKHGAEALWLACTHGDIIKAIVADAMGLHLDHFQRIVADPASVTVIRYTPTRPFLIRLNDTGGDLAGLVPPKRRRRPRKSAATSSDAVVGGGAGTT from the coding sequence GTGGCGACCCTCCTCCTTCTGCGGCACGGCCGGACCACCGCGAACGCCGACGGTGGCCTGGCCGGCCGGCAGCCCGTCGAGCTCGACGACACCGGCCGGGCCCAGGCCGTCGCGGTCGGTGCGCGGCTGGCCGGGCTCCCGCTGGCCGAGGTGGTGTCCAGCCCGCTGATCCGCTGCCGGCAGACGCTCGACCTGGCCCTGCCCGACCTACCGCCGGCCGTCGAAGACGGGCTGATCGAGTGCGGCTACGGCGAGTGGGAGGGCCAGCCGCTCAAGAAGCTGGCCAAGGATCCCCTCTGGCCGGTCGTCCAGTTGCACCCCTCCGCCGTGGTCTTCCCCGGCGGCGAGGCGATGGCGGCGATGGCCGGTCGGGCAGTCGGCGCGGTGCGCCGCTGGGACGCGGACGTCACCGAGAAGCACGGCGCCGAGGCGCTCTGGCTGGCCTGCACCCACGGCGACATCATCAAGGCGATCGTGGCCGACGCGATGGGCCTACACCTCGACCATTTCCAGCGGATCGTGGCCGACCCGGCGTCGGTGACCGTGATCCGTTACACACCCACCCGCCCCTTCCTGATCCGCCTCAACGACACCGGCGGTGACCTGGCCGGGCTCGTACCCCCGAAACGCCGTCGACGACCTCGCAAAAGCGCCGCGACCTCCTCCGATGCGGTGGTCGGCGGCGGGGCCGGCACGACCTGA
- a CDS encoding DUF3090 domain-containing protein, with translation MTHQVHAFEPPERFVAGTVGPPGERSFFLQARGGGRVVSVALEKVQVSLLAEKLEELLTEAARRFGVDLELPTEEPLSSDNEPLESPVDEEFRVGTLGLAFDVDSATVVIEAIAAGEGELEVDETEAEAVEDDEEDEEEPDDDLDRLRVRLTPQATREFISRAKRVVAAGRPPCPLCGQPLDPRGHLCPRHNGYHR, from the coding sequence ATGACCCACCAGGTGCATGCGTTCGAGCCGCCGGAGCGGTTCGTGGCTGGAACCGTGGGCCCGCCGGGTGAGCGCAGCTTCTTCCTGCAGGCTCGCGGCGGCGGCCGCGTGGTCAGCGTGGCGCTGGAGAAGGTTCAGGTCTCGCTCCTGGCCGAGAAGCTCGAAGAGCTGCTCACCGAGGCGGCCCGCCGGTTCGGTGTCGACCTTGAGCTCCCCACCGAGGAGCCGCTCTCCTCCGACAACGAGCCCCTGGAGAGCCCGGTCGACGAAGAGTTCCGGGTCGGCACGCTGGGCCTCGCGTTCGACGTCGACTCGGCCACCGTGGTGATCGAGGCGATCGCGGCCGGCGAGGGCGAGCTCGAGGTCGACGAGACCGAGGCCGAAGCGGTCGAAGACGACGAGGAAGACGAAGAAGAGCCCGACGACGACCTCGACCGGCTCCGGGTCCGGCTCACCCCGCAGGCCACCCGCGAGTTCATCAGCCGAGCGAAGCGCGTCGTCGCCGCCGGCCGCCCACCCTGCCCGCTCTGCGGCCAACCGCTCGACCCCCGCGGCCACCTCTGCCCGCGCCACAATGGCTATCACCGGTGA
- a CDS encoding SCO1664 family protein, whose translation MAITGDGAAPVGSPSRLPELDALTLLRSGEMELEGRLVDASNTTLRAIVSLDGVSARCVYKPISGERPLWDFPDGTLAGREVSAYLVSAATGWDLVPPTLLREEGPLGPGMCQLWIDEPEGAQPLVGFVPARQLPTGWKRIASARDDEGNAYSLAHADDERLARLAVLDIVINNADRKGGHVLMGPDDRVYGVDHGVTFNVEPKLRTVLWGWTGGVLPDEAVDVLGRLTTGLRGELGGALREHLTGAEVARVRGRVRRLLENASFPEPGTDWPSVPWPPM comes from the coding sequence ATGGCTATCACCGGTGACGGCGCCGCGCCGGTGGGTTCTCCGTCCCGGCTGCCTGAGCTCGACGCGCTGACGCTGCTGCGCTCGGGCGAGATGGAGCTCGAAGGCCGCCTGGTCGACGCGTCCAACACGACGCTGCGGGCGATCGTCTCGCTCGACGGCGTCAGCGCCCGCTGCGTCTACAAGCCGATCAGCGGCGAGCGTCCCCTGTGGGACTTCCCCGACGGCACCCTGGCCGGCCGCGAGGTCAGCGCCTACCTGGTCTCGGCCGCCACCGGTTGGGACCTGGTGCCGCCGACGCTGCTGCGTGAGGAGGGCCCGCTCGGGCCCGGCATGTGCCAGCTCTGGATCGACGAGCCCGAGGGCGCCCAGCCGCTGGTCGGCTTCGTGCCGGCCCGCCAGCTGCCGACGGGCTGGAAGCGGATCGCCTCGGCCCGCGACGACGAGGGCAACGCCTACTCGCTCGCGCACGCCGACGACGAGCGGCTGGCCCGGCTCGCGGTCCTCGACATCGTGATCAACAACGCCGACCGCAAGGGCGGCCACGTGCTGATGGGTCCCGACGACCGGGTGTACGGGGTCGACCACGGCGTCACCTTCAATGTGGAGCCGAAGCTGCGCACCGTCCTCTGGGGCTGGACGGGCGGCGTGCTCCCGGACGAGGCGGTCGACGTGTTGGGGCGGCTGACCACGGGCCTGCGCGGCGAGTTGGGCGGCGCGCTCCGCGAGCACCTGACCGGCGCCGAGGTGGCCCGGGTCCGCGGCCGGGTCCGCCGGCTGCTGGAGAACGCCAGCTTCCCGGAGCCGGGCACCGACTGGCCGTCGGTGCCCTGGCCTCCGATGTAG
- the mshC gene encoding cysteine--1-D-myo-inosityl 2-amino-2-deoxy-alpha-D-glucopyranoside ligase, with protein MQSWTGHDVPRLPGTGQPLVLFDSARQSAHPTRPQPEPGATMYVCGITPYDATHLGHAATMITFDLVQRAWLDAGHPVRYVQNVTDIDDPLLERAARDGEDWVVLAMRETALFREDMEALRLIPPAHYVGAVESIPAIVDRVVELLADGAAYVLDDGTGDVYFDIAAAPAFGYESNLSREEMLVLAAERGGDPERAGKRDPLDPLLWRGARDGEPAWPGGPLGPGRPGWHIECAVIALGLLGDTIDVQGGGSDLLFPHHECSAAHAERLTGQAPFASHYVHAGMIGLDGEKMSKSKGNLVFVSRLRADHVDPMALRLALIADHYRADRIWTDDLLKTAQERLARWRAAASATAGPSGADLLAGVRGRIADDLDTPGALALVDAWADATLAGAGDDPDAPKLMAHTVDALLGITLRHTAI; from the coding sequence ATGCAGTCTTGGACCGGGCACGACGTGCCGCGGCTGCCGGGCACCGGTCAGCCGCTCGTGTTGTTCGATTCCGCGCGACAGAGCGCACATCCGACCCGGCCGCAGCCGGAGCCCGGCGCGACGATGTATGTCTGCGGGATCACGCCCTACGACGCGACGCATCTTGGCCACGCGGCCACGATGATCACGTTCGACCTGGTGCAGCGGGCCTGGCTCGACGCCGGCCACCCGGTGCGATACGTGCAGAACGTCACCGACATCGACGACCCGCTGCTCGAGCGGGCGGCCCGCGACGGCGAGGACTGGGTCGTGCTGGCCATGCGCGAGACCGCGCTCTTCCGCGAGGACATGGAGGCGCTGCGGCTGATCCCGCCGGCGCACTACGTCGGCGCGGTCGAGTCGATTCCGGCGATCGTCGACCGGGTGGTCGAGCTGCTCGCCGACGGCGCGGCCTACGTGCTCGACGACGGCACCGGCGACGTCTACTTCGACATCGCGGCCGCGCCGGCGTTCGGCTACGAGTCCAACCTGAGCCGCGAGGAGATGCTGGTGCTCGCGGCCGAGCGGGGCGGCGACCCCGAGCGGGCCGGCAAGCGCGACCCGCTCGACCCCCTGCTGTGGCGCGGCGCCCGCGACGGCGAGCCGGCCTGGCCGGGCGGCCCGCTGGGGCCCGGACGGCCCGGCTGGCACATCGAGTGCGCGGTGATCGCCCTCGGGCTGCTCGGCGACACGATCGACGTCCAGGGCGGCGGCAGCGACCTGCTGTTCCCGCACCACGAGTGCTCCGCCGCGCACGCCGAGCGGCTGACCGGCCAGGCGCCGTTCGCGTCGCACTACGTGCACGCGGGCATGATCGGTCTCGACGGCGAGAAGATGTCGAAGTCGAAGGGCAACCTGGTCTTCGTCTCCCGCCTGCGCGCCGACCACGTCGACCCGATGGCGCTGCGCCTCGCGCTGATCGCCGACCACTACCGGGCCGACCGAATCTGGACCGACGACCTGCTCAAGACCGCCCAGGAGCGGCTGGCCCGCTGGCGCGCGGCCGCCTCGGCCACCGCCGGGCCGTCGGGCGCCGACCTGCTGGCGGGGGTACGCGGCCGGATCGCCGACGACCTCGACACCCCGGGCGCGCTGGCCCTGGTCGACGCGTGGGCCGACGCCACCCTGGCCGGTGCCGGCGACGACCCCGACGCCCCGAAGCTGATGGCACACACGGTCGACGCCCTCCTCGGCATCACCCTGCGCCACACGGCGATCTAG
- a CDS encoding GNAT family N-acetyltransferase yields MTDVALRALEDGDLDAIFAQMSDPESVWMAAFTSRDPADRAAFDAHMKRIRALPDVRFLAVTRDGELVGTIGSFVMEGETDITYWIDRAYWGQGIASRAVAAFLDLVTERPLYGRAASDNLGSLKVLRRAGFREIGTEISHANARGGEIEETVLRLE; encoded by the coding sequence GTGACGGATGTGGCATTGCGGGCGCTGGAGGACGGCGACCTCGACGCGATCTTCGCCCAGATGAGCGACCCGGAGTCGGTGTGGATGGCCGCTTTCACCTCGCGGGATCCCGCTGACCGGGCGGCCTTCGACGCCCACATGAAGCGGATCCGGGCGCTGCCCGACGTCAGGTTCCTGGCGGTGACCCGCGACGGCGAGCTGGTGGGCACCATCGGGAGCTTCGTCATGGAGGGTGAGACGGACATTACCTACTGGATCGACCGGGCCTACTGGGGCCAGGGCATCGCGAGCCGCGCCGTGGCCGCGTTTCTGGACCTGGTGACCGAGCGCCCCCTCTACGGCCGGGCGGCCAGCGACAACCTCGGCTCACTCAAAGTGCTGCGCCGGGCCGGTTTCCGCGAAATCGGGACGGAGATCTCCCACGCCAACGCCCGCGGCGGCGAGATCGAGGAGACCGTCCTGCGGCTCGAGTGA
- a CDS encoding DUF5703 family protein, whose protein sequence is MDYEYAPLRLPPNVDRATAEAQLAIQAEFSGWELARVRLFRDGTRQVVLRRRMVNKPQPGLSY, encoded by the coding sequence ATGGACTACGAGTACGCGCCCCTGCGGTTGCCGCCGAATGTCGATCGGGCGACCGCAGAGGCGCAGCTGGCAATCCAGGCGGAGTTTTCTGGGTGGGAGCTAGCCCGGGTGCGGTTGTTTCGTGACGGGACGCGGCAGGTGGTTCTGCGGCGCCGCATGGTCAACAAGCCGCAACCGGGCCTCTCCTACTAG